A window from Bacteroidales bacterium encodes these proteins:
- a CDS encoding M28 family peptidase — MKNKFYNISKGLFKMQLASQSLSGFMKPKKNRPVKELLTIRFSSLIAILIFFMIGCSKEDDNIEKPNPLISEFVEEVNSDSLRNSVEWLQNMQTRFMLANNRRLVAKNIQNKFIQIGYPNTKIDSFSNTRSFNNIVYQTWQYNVIATLDGGSTPNDFCILGAHYDCYTKNVDQFNLTLGANDNASGVAVIFEIARLIHKQAFIPKNSIQFVAFAAEELGLYGSLDFSAKVASSQTNIEMMLNFDMVAHWPGSDPSLWTINIVDYENSMQLRLKAEKLCSLYTSLKTINNNTDYNRSDSYSFFRYGYQALFFMSSATDNTYHTTDDISSNCNFDYCREVAKASYALVIDNN; from the coding sequence ATGAAAAATAAATTTTACAACATCAGCAAAGGTTTATTCAAGATGCAATTAGCGTCGCAAAGCCTTTCAGGGTTCATGAAACCTAAAAAAAACAGACCTGTTAAAGAACTCCTAACAATTCGTTTTTCTTCACTAATCGCAATTTTAATTTTTTTCATGATTGGTTGTAGTAAAGAAGATGATAATATTGAAAAACCGAATCCTCTTATCTCAGAATTTGTAGAAGAGGTGAACTCCGATAGCCTCAGAAATTCTGTGGAATGGCTTCAAAATATGCAAACCCGGTTTATGTTAGCCAATAATAGAAGGCTAGTTGCAAAGAATATCCAAAATAAATTTATTCAAATTGGATACCCAAATACTAAAATTGATTCATTCAGTAACACTCGATCGTTTAATAATATAGTATACCAAACTTGGCAATATAATGTGATTGCTACACTGGATGGAGGTTCAACACCAAATGACTTTTGTATCCTAGGTGCTCATTATGATTGTTATACTAAAAATGTAGATCAATTTAATTTAACACTTGGGGCAAACGATAATGCCAGTGGAGTTGCTGTTATTTTTGAAATTGCACGTTTAATCCACAAACAGGCTTTCATACCAAAAAACTCAATTCAGTTTGTTGCTTTTGCAGCAGAGGAACTTGGATTGTATGGAAGTTTGGATTTTTCGGCTAAAGTCGCAAGCTCCCAAACAAATATAGAAATGATGCTTAACTTTGATATGGTGGCTCATTGGCCTGGAAGCGATCCTTCTCTATGGACTATAAATATAGTAGATTATGAGAATTCTATGCAACTTCGTTTAAAGGCCGAAAAACTATGCTCACTTTATACTAGCTTAAAAACAATAAATAACAATACGGATTATAATCGAAGTGATAGCTATTCCTTTTTCAGATATGGTTATCAAGCACTTTTTTTTATGAGTTCAGCAACTGATAATACTTATCACACAACTGATGATATTTCATCAAACTGTAATTTTGATTATTGTAGAGAAGTAGCAAAAGCATCATACGCTTTGGTAATTGACAATAATTAG
- a CDS encoding lasso peptide biosynthesis B2 protein, which produces MPGLISRFFKLDRFERNLFLLTFTKTAFINLLIICVPRRIILRKIGVLGVESISEIPEENRIIVLKVAKSIRRAVRYSPWKTSCFAKGISAKNVLKRKGIKSTLYLGVGKDGLNKLTAHAWLRCGSVIVTGKEEMHRFTVVAFFT; this is translated from the coding sequence ATGCCTGGGTTAATTTCTCGATTTTTTAAACTAGATCGTTTTGAACGAAACTTGTTCCTTTTGACCTTTACAAAAACAGCATTTATTAACTTGCTTATAATTTGTGTTCCTCGACGAATCATTCTGAGAAAAATAGGCGTTTTAGGGGTGGAGTCTATTTCAGAGATTCCTGAAGAAAACCGAATAATTGTTCTGAAAGTAGCAAAATCAATTCGACGTGCTGTTCGATACTCTCCATGGAAAACATCCTGCTTTGCAAAAGGAATATCAGCAAAAAACGTACTTAAACGTAAAGGAATAAAATCAACATTGTACCTTGGTGTTGGTAAAGATGGTTTGAACAAGCTAACGGCTCATGCATGGTTACGTTGTGGTTCTGTAATAGTCACAGGAAAAGAGGAGATGCATCGATTTACCGTAGTAGCATTTTTCACTTGA
- a CDS encoding lasso peptide biosynthesis PqqD family chaperone: MIIIDYQSIIQRSNKLVSSNMDGETVMMSIENGEYFGLNSVGSRMWELIENPIKVNTLIELLLDEFDVSREQCEAETMEFLNHLLDKKLLTIIPAK, translated from the coding sequence ATGATTATCATTGATTACCAATCTATCATTCAGCGTAGCAATAAGTTAGTCTCTAGTAATATGGATGGGGAAACTGTAATGATGAGCATTGAGAATGGCGAGTATTTTGGCTTAAATTCCGTGGGTAGTAGGATGTGGGAGCTCATTGAAAATCCTATTAAGGTCAATACACTTATTGAATTACTCCTCGATGAGTTTGATGTTAGCCGTGAGCAATGCGAAGCGGAGACTATGGAGTTTCTTAACCATCTTCTTGATAAAAAGCTACTAACTATCATACCCGCTAAGTAA